Below is a genomic region from Sutterella megalosphaeroides.
TGTCGGCCGCCGCACCGCGTTCGCCCCTCCATTCGCCCGTCACCACCTTGACGGAGCCGTGCAGCCGCCCGCCCAGAAGCGGCGCGTTCGCGCCGATCGAGAAGGCGTCCGCGCGGAAGCCTTCGCGGCTTGCGGCGCCGTCAAAGCCCATGCTCGAAGCGGAAATGACGCTCGGCACGCCGAGCATGCCGCGCGCGTTTTCGAGGTGCTGATAGGCGACGTGCACGCGCAGGTCGCCGAAGCCGCGCGAGGCGCCCGCAAAAATGTTGTGCGTAGGCTTTGCGTCGTGGGGCTGCGGGCCGTTGGCGGCGTTCGCGTAGTCGATCATCTGCCAGGCAAGGAGCGCGGTCGCGTTTTCGCCCTTCCAGCCGGCGGCGAGCGCATAGAGGTGTTCGGTGTTCGAGAAACCTTCCGATTCGGGATAGGTCGCCTGGTTCGTACTGTTCGAGAACTGGCCGAGGAGCGTGACACCGTGAATCGGCGCGCTCTTCACGACGATCGCGTTGTCCATGATGGGGCTCGACTGGAAGACGCCCGCGAGCGCCGCGTCCGGGGCGTTCGAGGCCAGAGGATTCATGCCGGTCGCGGCCCACTGGGCGTAGGTACCCGTCGATCCGAGAAAGCCCGCCGTGCGGCCGAGGGCGATTTCGCCCGTCCCTTCGCGACCGATCACGACCATCGCTTCGCGCGAAAAGAGCGCGCCCGCGCGGGCGTCGTTCGCAACGCGCCCCGTGTCGCCTTCGAATCCCGATTCAAGCACGAAGTGCACGTACCCGGTTTCGCCGAGCGATTCGCGACCGCGCAAGCCCCAGTAGGAGGACACGTCGATCGAGGGCTTCATCTCGAGCGTCGGGTTTTTGCCTTTGGAATCGACCGCATAGAACCCGGTGTCGATTTGGCCGTAGATTTCGGTTTCCGCGGCAAGAGCGGAAGTCGACGCCGCGCCGAGAGCGGCAAGGCTCGTCGCGAGGGCGAGCGCGGAAATGCGAAGTTGGGTGGTGTGCATCGTTGGGCCGCGGACGGCGGGGTCGGTCGGAGCCGTCCGGGGCTTCTCCTTTTTGGTGTGGTTTGTGAGGTTGGTCGGATTGAGGACAAGATCGCACCCGAGGGAGGCGCAAAGAGGGGCGCCGACATGCGACAGCCCCTCTGCGGTCATCGGTTCTTCATGCGAGCTTGCGTCGCCCGCGGGCCGAACACCCTGCGGGCGGGAAGCGCGCTTCGAGCGATCAGAGCTTCGGGAAGGCCTTCGTCAGGTCGAACACCCAGGCCTGGTAGCCCATCGTGTCGTTGAAGCGCATGAGGACGGACGGTTCCTTTTCACCCCACTTGTATTCCGCGAGGTAGGGGTGGATGTCAACGCGCCCCTTCTTCCCGGCGAGCGTTTCGCCGAGACCCGCGGTCGAGTAGTAAACGAGGAAGGAGTCCTTGTCGGGCATGTACTGAGCAAGACCCGTCACGGGCGAATAAAATTCATAACCCTTGTCATCGCCCACGGCGTAGACCTGCTCGACCGTCATCTTCTTCTGGTCGATCTTGTAGACGACGCCGCGCGAATACTTGTCTTCGGGCAGAGCGGGTTGCTCCATGCCGCGGCCGTCGCCGTTGTCGAAGGCCGAGACGTAGATCACGTCCGCATCGCTCTTGGCGTCGACGCGCCAGGCGGTGTGCTGGGTCCAGGTCCAGTCAAAACCGCCTTCGCAACGCGAATTTTCGCACTTCAAGGGCTTGCCGTCCTTGTCGACGGGCGTCAGGACCTTTTCCGCAAAGCCCTTCTTCCAGCCTTCGGGCGCGCCGAGAATCCACTTCACCTTCTTGTCGCGGCCGATCTTGATGATGGCGGACTGATGGCGCGAGCTGATGACGATCGAGTCGTCCGTCGGGTCGTAGTCGACCGAATTCACGTGCGCCCAGTTGCGACCCGCACCCACGCCGGTGATGTCGCCGAAGTCGTCCGACTGGTCCTGCTTTGCGAGTTCCGCCGAGGAGAGCGTCTGACCGGCCTTCGACGCGTCGATGTTGAGGCACACCGCCCCCTGGTCGAGCGCCTTGATGACGTTGTCGCGGTACGGGTCGAGAATGTCGAAAAGTTTGAATTCGTCGAAGACGTTTCCGTTCTCGTCCATTTCGACGATCACGTCGCGCACGGTGTGCACGCGCTTTTCATCGGCGCGGCGGTAGTCGGACGACGAGACGCGCAGGAACGTGTGTCCGTTTTGCGCGGCGTCGATCGCGTGCGAATAGTCGGCGTAGCCGAGGGGGAGGCGACGGTTGAAGAGTTCGCGACCGAGCATGTCGTACTTCGCGTAGCGCTGACCGTAACCCCAGAGGAGACCGCCGTCGGCGGTCTGTTGGAAGCCCATCATAATCCCCGCCTTGTAGGGCTGTTCGGGATCGTACATGTCGTCGTTGGGCATCAGGTACCAGCGCACCGTGCCCGTCGAGTCGACGATCGCGTTTTCAGGACCGAACGCCCATTCGAGCGCCCCGCCCATCGGGTTGTTCCAAACCATGCGGGACGCATCGGGGGGCGTGCGCACGATGTTATTGATGAAGTAGAGACGATCCTTGAAGGCGGGATCCGTCTTTTCGACCTTCACGTCGAAGGTCGTGTGGCTCTGGGAATTGAGCCCGTTCGAGCGAAGGAAGACGGGCGCCGTATAGAACTGGTACGTGTCCTTGAAGTGTTCGGTCTTCCCCTGGAACACGCGGTCGTATTCGACTTCGACCGTATTGACGTAGTCGGGATAGAGGCCGAAGACGGGAATGCCGCCGTGAGAGAGCACCTGACGGTCCGAAACCGCGTACTTGAGGTCCTGACCGCCCGCCTTGGGAACGACGCGAACGACGGCGTTCTTGACATCGTAGCCGCCGTTGCGAATCACGGCCGTAAGCGGAGCAACTTTATAAGGATTGACAATCACTTCGCCGATGTGACCGGTCGAACGGAAGGCCACGTGCGGCCCCGAAGCGCCGCCCGAAGCGAGGGCGGGAGCGGAAAAGGCGGCAAGCGAAGAACCGAGGGCGAGCAGGACGCCGAGCGTGAGCGTCTTGGGAGCGAATGACATGGTTGAAGTCTGTTTTATTTGAAAAGTCGGAGAACAGTTGGCCGGTCGGCCCGAGTTCCGTCGACGGCGACGTTTTCGGGCGTCCCTGCAACGTGTTCGCCCATTCTAGGAATTGCTCCCGCACTCCCCAAGACGGACGAACCCCGCCGTGTTTGCAGGATCGGCCGCGAGGTCGTTGCAGTTTCCGAAACGCCCTACCGTATTTCCACGAAAAACGAAACGACGACCGAACGTGCGCGAAGACGACGTTCGATTCTTCCGTTTCGTCGAGGATCCGATCGCCGAAAACGAACACCCCGACCGAATTCGATTCCGATCGGGGTGTCGCGCTTCATTCCGAATTTTCCGCGTCTCGTGCGTTGGCGCCTCACGCCGGGACGCCGACCGTAAAGAGGACGATCGGTTCAAGGTGTTCGGGAAGGTTCATCGCCTGACGCAGGGCCTCATGGTTGAACGAAGCCCGCACGCAACCCGCGAGTCCCAGGGCGGTTGCGGCGAGGTAGCAGGACTGCCCCATCGTGCCCGCATCGACCCAGACGCCCTGCGGACGGGCGTTTTTCGAGCGCTCCTTGTCGGCGACGAAAACGAGCGTCACGGGCGCCTTTTCGACGTATTCGAACTGGTACGCGGTCGAGACGCGGCGCACGTCCGCTTCGGCCGTTTGTTCAAGCGTCATGTCGGCCGCGTTGAAGCGCCACGCGCCGTCCGAACGCAACACGTACACCTCCACCGCGCGCAGATCAAGGGTCGACGGCGTGGTGCGCCGGCCGTCCTCGTCCGTGATGCCCGCCGCGGCCCAGAGGAGTGCGGCGAGGTCCGCCTCCTTCAGGGGGACGGCTGCGGGGTTGCGGTTCGTGCGGCGCTTCTCGAGCGCTTCCTCAAGCGTCATTGCGAGCGGCGAGCGCTCGGGCAGTCGGATCGTCTTCATTCCTATTTCTCCTTGTCGTTCGGGTTGAGACGGTTGAGACGCAGCGCGGGCAAACGGTCCCCGCACGCCGCGTCGAATCGGTCGAAACATCAAACATACGTTCCCCGCGCCGCCACGGCGCGGATGGCGTCAAGCCTGCGGGCCGCAAGGCGCGCGACGCGCTCGACGAGGCGCGCCGCCCCGGCGGGGTCCCTATCGGGAACGCTCACCCCCGCGGCACGAAGCGGCGGAAATGCAGGTTTCGCCTCTCCGGCATCGGACGCACGGGACGCATCGCCGGGCTCACTCCGGACCTCGAACGCCCGTCCCTCTCGAGAAAGCGCGTCTTCGATCGTGAGCGCGAGCATCGGGTTTTCGTCCGGCAGGAGGTGCGTACGCACGACGCACTCGGTCGCATCGAGCCGCACGAGCACGCACGGGCACCCGTCGAGTCCCTCGAATCCGACGCTTCCGGCTCCTTCGCCCGCAAAGCGCGCGCGGTAGAGCGCCCCGTCGTGCGCCCAGTCGAGCGTCCGAGCATCTCCGTGCACGGGGGCGCCGGCCGAAGCGGCAACAAGTGCGGCAAGCTCCGCGAGCACGGCGCGGGACGAGGCGTCCCTTTGAGGCTCGGCGACAACGACGAATTCCAATACGGGTCGATCCATGGTGCGAACTCCTTGCGGTCTTCAGGTTTGCAGCTGACGAATGCGACGGCGGTAAACGGCGGGCGACACCCCGAACCAAAGCGTGCAGGTGCGCGAGAAGTTCGACGGGTCGGAAAAGCCGATGTTGTAGGCGATTTCGGTAATCGAAAGTTCCGTGTGCGCAAGCGCGTCGTGAGCGAGCTGACGGCGACGGCGCTCGAAAAGTTCCGCAAACGTCACGCCTTCGCTCTCCAAGCGTCTCTGGAGCGTGCGCGCCGAAAGATTCACCCGGCGCGCGACGTCCGCAATCTTCGCGGGCTCACCCGCCGCGAGCATCGTCTGAAGTTCTTCTTCGACGCGGGCCGCAAAGCTGCTCTGTCGCACACGATTGAGGTATTGGATGACGACGCGCTCGTTCGCCTCGCGGAGCATGGCGTTCGCGCTCGCGTAAGGCTCCATCACGTCGGCGTACGAAAACCGAATCGCTCCCGGCGTCTCGCCCGAGGTGTCGACGCGGCAGCCGAAATAGTCGTCGAGTCGACGCTGAAGATTCCCGTTGATTTTGGGAACGCGCAACGCGACGGAAACCGGAACCACCCGGTGCTGCACGAGGGAGTTCGCCTGCCGGAGTACGAAAGCGAGCATCGCCGTGAGGGCGGCGCTCTTGGCTTCGTTGCCTCGCAACGTTCGCAGCGACAAAGTCGTCCCCTGCGCGTCGTGCGAAAGGATCATGTCCATCGTGCTCGAAACAATCTTGCAGTAGCGCGCCGTCAAGTCGAGCACCTGGGCGAGCGAATGACTCGTCACGATCGCAAGCCCCAGGCCGTGCAGGGCCGCGGGCTGCATTTCCTGCCCGCACCGCAAGCCCACGAGCTCGTCGCCCGTCGCGGCGATGATCGCCTCCCAGAAGCGGCGCACGGCCTGTGCGGGGTAGCGCGCGTCGGGCACGGTAAGAAGCGCTCTCTCCAACCCGGCCCGATCCATGAGCGGCTCCGGGTCCACGCCGTAACCGCGCACGGTCTGGCAGATCGATCGAATCCAACTCGCCAAAATCGAGTCGCCGATCGGCAGTGCGGCTTCTTCGACTTGAGCGAACATCCTTTTCTCCTTCGGTTCGACACCGAAAAGCGGTGGGGTTGCGGGCACGCTGAAAGGTCCTCCTTTTCCGGCTCTTTCCCCGAGAATCGGGCCGAGAGCCGCGAACATTGTACGCAAAAGAGCCTTGCAGTCTGCGCGCGAATTTTTCCGTCGTCGTGCTTGGGGTTCGTCGGGAGGCGCCTCTCCCGAGACGTGCGCTCGGGAGAGGCGCAGGCGGCAGCGGCCGAGGGACGAAAACGACCGACGTCCCTCGGACATGCTTCCAACGTCGTTCGTCAGGCGTCGTACTTCACGCCTTTTTGAGCGACGACGCGCGTGCCGGCTTCGCCCTTCAGGATCTTGTCGATTTCGTGCAGAGCGCCGATCACGGCGGTCTTGCCGCAGCGTTCGACAAAACGGCAGGCGGCTTCGACCTTCGGGCCCATGGAGCCCTTCGCGAAGTCCATGGCGCGCAGGCTCTCGGGATCGGCTTCGACGATGCGGCGCTGCGTGGGCTTGCCCCAGTCGACGTAGACGCCGTCAACGTCGGTCGCGATGATGAAGACGTCCGCTTCGACGCTCGAAGCAAGGAGCGACGACGCGAGGTCCTTGTCGATCACGGCTTCGGCGCCCACGAGGTTGCCCGCCTCGTCGAAGTAGGTCGGGATGCCGCCACCGCCGCAGCACACGACGATGTGGCCGTTCCGAACGAGGGTCTTCAGGGGATCGAGCCCCCAGATGCGCTTCGGATCCGGGCTCGGCACGACACGGCGGTACTTGTCGTTGTCGGGCGCGATCGTCCAGCCGTTCTTCGCGGCGAGCGCTTCGGCCTCTTCCTTCGTGTAGACCGGGCCCACGGGCTTCGTCGGGTGCGCAAACGCAGGGTCCTTCGGGTCGACTTCGGTCTGAGTGAGGACCGTAGCGAGCGTGGCGCTCTTCGGCACGAAGTTGACGAGCTCCTGCTGGATGAGGTAGCCGATCATCCCGATCGATTCGGCGCCGAGCACGTCGAGCGGGTACATCGGAACCGCTTTGTACGCGTCGTTCTGAAGCGCGATCAGGCCGACCTGGGGGCCGTTGCCGTGGGTGACGATGAGTTCGTTCCCTTCGTAAGCCTTGGCGATCTGTTCGGCGGCCAGACGAACGTTGGCGCGCTGGGTTTCGGCGAGCATCGGTTCGCCGCGCTTCAAAAGCGCGTTGCCGCCGAGAGCGATGACGATACGCATGATGAATTCCTTCTCGTGAATCGAAAAATCTTTCTCGTGAAAACGGAGGACCGTCCCGTTGCACCTCGAAGCGCGCGGCGGTCCCCCGCATTCCTTTCAGCCGGGCCTCAAGCGACTCAGTTCACGCCGACGACGGCGGAAAGGAGCGCCATGCGAAGCGCCACCGAGAAGCCGATCGCACGGAAGTAGAGCTGGTGCTCGGTGTTGTCGATGCCGAAGTCGAATTCGCCGGGATTGCGCGGCAGCGAGTGATGAACGCCCACGGTCTTGCCGGTCTTCGCCTTGATGTTGCGAAGCATGTCGAGCGAGACGTAGTAGTTGGCCATCTTCTTTTCGAAGTCGGCTCGGTTCGGGTCGTCCTTCTTGACGGAGCACCCCGGGAGATAAATGAGGTCCACGCCCTTATCCATGTAGAGCTCTTCGTTCTGCTTCATCGTGAGGTCGAAGTGCTCTTCGAAGTTCGCGCCCATCTTCTGGAGCTTCTGGCGAACGATTTCGGGCGTGCGCAGTTCGCTCGTGCCCGTATAGACGATCTTCGCACCCATGGCGGCAAGCGCCAGGGCGAAGGACTGACCGGAGCGGGCACGCGAGAGGTCGGGGGTGGCGATGGCGACGGTCGTCTTCGAGAGGTCGCCGAAAGCACGCCAGCAGGTGTAGGAGTCGAGCAGCCCCTGGGTCGGGTGCGTCACGTGGCCGTAGCCGCCCGAGATCACCGGAGCGCAGTGGCCTTCGATTTCCTTCAGGGCGCCGAGGGCTTCCACGTCGTTCGGGTGACGCATCACGATGACGTCGGCGTATTCGCTCGTCACACGGAGGCTGTCGGCGAGGGATTCGTTCTTCGCGACGGACGAGTTGTGCGTCGGGTCGGCTTCCGTGATCACGGAGCCGCCGAGGCGGTGCATGGCGTTTTCGTGCGAGCAGCGGGTGCGGGTCGAGGGCTGGAAGAAGAGCGTGTAGAGGACCTTGCCCTTCAGCAGATCGGTGCCGGTGCGCATGAAGGGTTCGAGCATTTCGGCCGCGCGGTAGAGGTTGAGGATCTCGTCGCGGCTGAAGTCGTCGAGGAACGTGATGTTCTTGCCCTTCATGTGGGTGGCGTCGAGCACTTCGCGAATGTCGCGGGCCTTGAAGTCGGCGGTAAGAGCCATGGTGGTTCTCCTTTGCGTCAGAGAGTTGCGTGTGAGGTCGGTGGGGTTCGAGGCGCGCCGAAGAGGTCCCGAGGATTGCAGACCTCTCCGGCAGAGCCCCTGTCGTCAGATTTCAACGTCGCGGTTGCAATCCTTCGAATAGATGTAGGAGAAGGGTTCGCGGCCGATGCCGTAGCCCGCCTGCAGCGAGAAGGCGCCCATCCAGAGGAAGTCTTCCTTCTTCGTGAGGTACCACTCGTTGTCGAGGTTGTAGGTACCCGCGCCCTCGTAGATGTAGGCGCCGTGCTCCTGCACGTGCGTTTCGACGATGTTGTGGGAAGCGCCCGGATCGAAGGAAAGGATGTGCATGTTCATGTCGAAGGCTTCTTCGAGCGGGAGGAAGTCCTTGACGTGCACGTTGGCCATGCCGTCGTAGTCGCGGAAGGGAACATCGTTGATGTTGCCGAAGACGGCGTAGGGTTCGAGTCCGGCCGGGTGCGGCACGTAGCGCTGCTTGTAGAGGAGAATGCGACCCTCTTCGCCGTTGACGTTCTTGAAGCCGATGCCGACGCCCGCGGGCGCATAGGCGTAGCCGCCCTGCGTGAGAACGCGCTTTTCGTCGCCCACGGCGACTTCGAGTTCGACCGTGCCGTCCAAGACGTAAATGAAGCTTTCTTCGTGCGCGAGGTTGGCGTAGGGAATGGTCGTGTGGGCGTTCGCGCCGAGCGTACCGATCAACTGAACGAAGCCCGCACCGATCTTGGGCGAGCAGAGGATCGTCATCTTGGCGTCGACGATCCCGGGGATCGTATTGATGACACGCCCTTCGGGCGTGATGATCGCAAAGCTGTCGCGCTTGACGATCGAGCGATTCGAGAGCAAATCGGCAGGATAACCGGGCATGATGAACTCCTTTTCCATTGGGTTGTCTTCTGCGGTGTTGGCCTTCGGGTCACCGCCGCGTTGAATTCACTATAGGCCTCGACGTGTCTTCATCCGACGCTTCGGACGTCAATATCATGTCAT
It encodes:
- a CDS encoding porin; protein product: MHTTQLRISALALATSLAALGAASTSALAAETEIYGQIDTGFYAVDSKGKNPTLEMKPSIDVSSYWGLRGRESLGETGYVHFVLESGFEGDTGRVANDARAGALFSREAMVVIGREGTGEIALGRTAGFLGSTGTYAQWAATGMNPLASNAPDAALAGVFQSSPIMDNAIVVKSAPIHGVTLLGQFSNSTNQATYPESEGFSNTEHLYALAAGWKGENATALLAWQMIDYANAANGPQPHDAKPTHNIFAGASRGFGDLRVHVAYQHLENARGMLGVPSVISASSMGFDGAASREGFRADAFSIGANAPLLGGRLHGSVKVVTGEWRGERGAAADTEGERWVGALRWAYRFSKRTGFYVLGTYAYANGMFENTDASNAIANRATAAAGLTHKF
- a CDS encoding aryl-sulfate sulfotransferase is translated as MSFAPKTLTLGVLLALGSSLAAFSAPALASGGASGPHVAFRSTGHIGEVIVNPYKVAPLTAVIRNGGYDVKNAVVRVVPKAGGQDLKYAVSDRQVLSHGGIPVFGLYPDYVNTVEVEYDRVFQGKTEHFKDTYQFYTAPVFLRSNGLNSQSHTTFDVKVEKTDPAFKDRLYFINNIVRTPPDASRMVWNNPMGGALEWAFGPENAIVDSTGTVRWYLMPNDDMYDPEQPYKAGIMMGFQQTADGGLLWGYGQRYAKYDMLGRELFNRRLPLGYADYSHAIDAAQNGHTFLRVSSSDYRRADEKRVHTVRDVIVEMDENGNVFDEFKLFDILDPYRDNVIKALDQGAVCLNIDASKAGQTLSSAELAKQDQSDDFGDITGVGAGRNWAHVNSVDYDPTDDSIVISSRHQSAIIKIGRDKKVKWILGAPEGWKKGFAEKVLTPVDKDGKPLKCENSRCEGGFDWTWTQHTAWRVDAKSDADVIYVSAFDNGDGRGMEQPALPEDKYSRGVVYKIDQKKMTVEQVYAVGDDKGYEFYSPVTGLAQYMPDKDSFLVYYSTAGLGETLAGKKGRVDIHPYLAEYKWGEKEPSVLMRFNDTMGYQAWVFDLTKAFPKL
- a CDS encoding nitroreductase family protein, which gives rise to MKTIRLPERSPLAMTLEEALEKRRTNRNPAAVPLKEADLAALLWAAAGITDEDGRRTTPSTLDLRAVEVYVLRSDGAWRFNAADMTLEQTAEADVRRVSTAYQFEYVEKAPVTLVFVADKERSKNARPQGVWVDAGTMGQSCYLAATALGLAGCVRASFNHEALRQAMNLPEHLEPIVLFTVGVPA
- a CDS encoding AraC family transcriptional regulator; this translates as MFAQVEEAALPIGDSILASWIRSICQTVRGYGVDPEPLMDRAGLERALLTVPDARYPAQAVRRFWEAIIAATGDELVGLRCGQEMQPAALHGLGLAIVTSHSLAQVLDLTARYCKIVSSTMDMILSHDAQGTTLSLRTLRGNEAKSAALTAMLAFVLRQANSLVQHRVVPVSVALRVPKINGNLQRRLDDYFGCRVDTSGETPGAIRFSYADVMEPYASANAMLREANERVVIQYLNRVRQSSFAARVEEELQTMLAAGEPAKIADVARRVNLSARTLQRRLESEGVTFAELFERRRRQLAHDALAHTELSITEIAYNIGFSDPSNFSRTCTLWFGVSPAVYRRRIRQLQT
- the arcC gene encoding carbamate kinase; this encodes MRIVIALGGNALLKRGEPMLAETQRANVRLAAEQIAKAYEGNELIVTHGNGPQVGLIALQNDAYKAVPMYPLDVLGAESIGMIGYLIQQELVNFVPKSATLATVLTQTEVDPKDPAFAHPTKPVGPVYTKEEAEALAAKNGWTIAPDNDKYRRVVPSPDPKRIWGLDPLKTLVRNGHIVVCCGGGGIPTYFDEAGNLVGAEAVIDKDLASSLLASSVEADVFIIATDVDGVYVDWGKPTQRRIVEADPESLRAMDFAKGSMGPKVEAACRFVERCGKTAVIGALHEIDKILKGEAGTRVVAQKGVKYDA
- a CDS encoding aspartate/ornithine carbamoyltransferase family protein; this translates as MALTADFKARDIREVLDATHMKGKNITFLDDFSRDEILNLYRAAEMLEPFMRTGTDLLKGKVLYTLFFQPSTRTRCSHENAMHRLGGSVITEADPTHNSSVAKNESLADSLRVTSEYADVIVMRHPNDVEALGALKEIEGHCAPVISGGYGHVTHPTQGLLDSYTCWRAFGDLSKTTVAIATPDLSRARSGQSFALALAAMGAKIVYTGTSELRTPEIVRQKLQKMGANFEEHFDLTMKQNEELYMDKGVDLIYLPGCSVKKDDPNRADFEKKMANYYVSLDMLRNIKAKTGKTVGVHHSLPRNPGEFDFGIDNTEHQLYFRAIGFSVALRMALLSAVVGVN
- the allE gene encoding (S)-ureidoglycine aminohydrolase, with amino-acid sequence MPGYPADLLSNRSIVKRDSFAIITPEGRVINTIPGIVDAKMTILCSPKIGAGFVQLIGTLGANAHTTIPYANLAHEESFIYVLDGTVELEVAVGDEKRVLTQGGYAYAPAGVGIGFKNVNGEEGRILLYKQRYVPHPAGLEPYAVFGNINDVPFRDYDGMANVHVKDFLPLEEAFDMNMHILSFDPGASHNIVETHVQEHGAYIYEGAGTYNLDNEWYLTKKEDFLWMGAFSLQAGYGIGREPFSYIYSKDCNRDVEI